In the Gorilla gorilla gorilla isolate KB3781 chromosome 1, NHGRI_mGorGor1-v2.1_pri, whole genome shotgun sequence genome, aatacaaaaaattagccgggcgtggtggggaacgcctataattctagctactcaggaggctgaggcaggagaatcgcttgaatccgggaggcagaggttgcagtgagctgagagaccacaccattgcactccagcctgggtgacagagtgagactctatctcaaaaaacaaaaacaaaaacaacaacaaaaagaaaaaatcagcacAGTCTGATCCGGAAATATGGCCTCAATATATACCGCCAGCCTTTCCATCAGTACACGAAggatataggtttttttttttttttttttttgagatggagtctcgctctgtcgcccaggctggagtgcagtggcgtgattttggctcactgcaacctccacctcccgggttcatgccattctcctgcctcagcctcccgagtagctgggactacgggcgcccaccaccacgcccggctaatttttggtatttttagtagagtcagggtttcaccatgttagccaggatggtctcgatctcctgacctcgtgatccgcccgcctcggcctcccaaagtgctgggattacaggtgtgagccactgcgcccggccacaggATATAGGTTTCATTAAATTGGACTAAGTGATCTCTCTTGAATGGATTATCCAAGGCATGCACCCAATTAAAAACCATGTTAGCTCttcatatatgaaaattaaaggccgggcacagtggctcatgcctgtaatcccagcactttgggaggccgaggcgggtgggtcaccaggtcaggagttcgagaccatggtgaaatcctgtctctactaaaaatacaaaaattaggccgggtgcggtggctcacacctgtaatcccagcactttgggaggccgaggaggcgggtggatcacgaggtcaggaggtcgagaccacggtgaaaccccgtctctactaaaaatacaaaaaaaattagccaggcgcggtggcaggcgcctgtagtcccagctactcgggaggctgaggcaggagaatggcgtcaacctgggaggtggagcttgcggtgagccgagatcacgccactgcactccagcctgggtgacagagcgagactctgtctcaaaaaaaaagaaaaaaaagaaaaaaaaattagtggggggcggtggtgggcgcctgtaatcccagctactcgggaggctgaggctggagaactgcttgaacccaggaggtggaggttgcagtgagccgagattgcgccactgcactctagcctgggtgacagagcaagactccgtctcaaaaaaaaaaaagaaaaaaaaaattttgggagctgtagcaggaggatcacttgggtcctGAACATCAAGACTGCGGTAagtcatgatcgtgccactgcactccaggctggggccaccacatccggctaatatttgtatttttttagtagacatggggtttcaccgtgttggcaagctggtcttgaaatcccgaCCTCAAGcgctcctcccgcctcagcctcccaaagtgctgggattacaggtgtgagctaccatgtccggacaaaaatttaaaaacaaaaacaaaaaaacagaagattTACATAATCATTGGGTTTGGCAGATTTAAAAATTggtttgtatttctttataaacTCATCAACTGATGTCAGTGGAAAGCAGCTTAGATATATGTTGAGTAGAAATGGAAGTTTAGTCTGGGATTTAAATTTTTCTGCAGATAACTCATGAAATCTGTTTTCCTTCTTTGGGCCTTAAACATATTTGTAAAAAGTAGtgtaggctgagcacagtggctcatgcctgtaatcctagaactttaggaagccaaggtagaaggattgcttgagcccaggagtttgaggccaggctgggtaacataggaagaccttgtctctacgaaaaagtaaaaaattagctgggtgtggtggttcccacctgtggtcctagctacttgggacttgaggtgggaggactgcttgagcctaggaggttgaggttgcagggagctgagattgcacctttaaataaataaatacataaatttaaaaaataaaaataaaaaagtagtatAGTTTACTTAGGTAAAACCtcaattctattctttttctccaaaacaactcagttttcatttatttatttccattataaGCAGAGTCTCTCACCTACCCAATGAGCCCTAAAAACTTAAAATGATAACTATGTTCACAAAAATATCAGCAATGCATAAATTAGAATTTATGATACCAAAGTTTGGATTATAATAAGTTTAATTCTTATCTTCCCATACTTTCTGATCCATcagttgaaataattaaaaaattataaatcccAACacgggcaacatagtaagacccagtctgtacaaaaaataaaaaaaggccaggggtggtgactcacacctgtaatcccagcactttgggaggccaaggcaggcagatcacttgagttcaggagctcgtgaccagccaggccaacatggcgaaaccctgtctctgcaaagaaaaaaaaaaaaaaaaaattagctgggcatggtggcacatgactgtaatcccatctactctggtggctgaggcaggagaatcacttgaacccggaaagcggagattgcagtgtgccgagatcacgccactgcactccagcctgggtgacagtgtccctgtctaaaattaaaaaaataaaaaaattagccaggtgtggtggtgcatgcctgtagtcccagctacttggaaggctgaggtgagaaggttgcttgggaagtcgaggctgcagtgcgccataatcatgccactgcattctagcctgggcaacaaagggagatcctatctcaaaaacaaaaacaaaacaaacaaaaaaaccctataggccaggtgtggtggctcacgcttgtaattccagcactttgggaggccgaggagggtggatcacgaggtcaggagttcgagaccaggctgaccaacatagtgaaaccccgtctctactaaaaatacaaaaaaattagccaggcgtggtggcacacgcctgtaatcccagctactcaggaggctgaggcaggagaatcacttgaacccaggaggtggaggttgcagtgagccgagattgtgccactgcactccagcctggagtgacagagcaagattctgactcaaaaaaaaaaaaa is a window encoding:
- the LOC109025960 gene encoding small ribosomal subunit protein uS14-like, with the translated sequence MGYQQLYWSHPQKFGQGSCSCHVCSNQHNLIRKYGLNIYRQPFHQYTKDIGFIKLD